A segment of the Clostridium sp. CM027 genome:
AGTTGGTAAATCAGGCTCTGGAAAGAGCACACTTGCAAAACTTATAGTAGGACTTTACAATCCTATAAAGGGAAACATATTTTTTGATAATTATAAAAGTAATGAATTAAATAGAAAGTATTTAAGACAAAACATTTCAGTGGTTCTACAGGAAAACTTCCTGTTTAACAAGACAATATACGAAAATATAATTGCAAACTGTGATGATATGGATATGGAAGATGTTTTGTGGGCAGCTGAAGCAGCTGATATAAGCGAAGATATTGAAAGGATGCCTATGAACTACAATACAATAATATCTGAATCTGGAGGAAACCTTTCAGGAGGACAAAAGCAGAGAATCGCACTTGCAAGAGCCATTGTAAACAGACCAATAATACTTCTTTTAGATGAAGCTACAAGTGCTCTTGATACTGTGACTGAATCTACAATACAGAGAAACTTAGATGAGATAAACTGTACACAGGTAATAATAGCACACAGGCTCAGCACTATAATAAATTCTGATATGATTTTCGTTGTAGAAAACGGACAGATATTAGATCATGGAACACATAAGGAGCTTATTGCAAGATGCAGCTATTACAAGAAGCTATATAATTCAAAATCAGCATACCTTGCCTGATATTGAATTATATAGTTTCTTAAATATCACCATCAATTTGGAGTGGATGTTGCCGCTAATTTGGGTAATTCACATTGGGTATTTTTGCCCATTCCCCCGAAAAGGGGTATAAAGAACATAGCTGTCCTGTACTGAAAACTCAATCCCTTATAGGGGTAGTAATCGCTAAGCGTAAATTTACCACGTTAAGACACATATTACCAAAATGGCGATAAATTCAGAGAGAATATTAAATATACTCGTGTTAATTTAATGTTTTTCTTACTGTTTTAGTTAGCATTATCAATACTATAACTGAACTTTAACTAACTTGTTTTGAGTAAAAAAAATAAGAGCTTATCATTTAGTGATTAAACCCTAGATATATCAATAATCTACACTGATGTTATATATCTTTTCGAGTTAGAACTATTAGGTATTAATTCTAAGTCAGAATGTTTTGATAAAAGATTTTTTGGTAATAACTGTCTTAATGTATAAAATCCGCGTTTTGCGAGCACTACCCCTTTTAGAGTATTATGTTCAAATGAGCTACAAATCTGAGTTTTTAAATCAACATTTACCAGATTCTGAAATAATTATGACCATAATCTTTATTATCTTATATTTTTCTATTGTTTTAATCATTACCACTATCTATGCAAAAAAACTAAATAAAAATCTATTGCCTCTCCTGAAGGCTACTGAAAAAATTAAGGGTCAAGATTTAGAATTTGACATAGAATATTCAGGAAGCGGAGAATTCAATGATGTACTTTTATCGATATCAGACATGAAAGCAGAATTGAAAAATTCTTTAGAGAAGCAACGGAGCAAAGAAGGAGCAGATTTGGGGTACAGGTAGTAACGGAACCAAAAACGGCTATAAGTGTGTAAAAAAATGGATTTTTAAATTTAAATACCTGTTTATCATCAATCTTAAGAAAAGAAAAAAAGGCATTGCTGCCTTTTGGGTTGTTGAACAATATATGAAAGTTACGAACTAACTGTAAATTAGAATTATGCTCATTTTGGGAATAACTTAAAATCTATATCTTATTATAAAATTGATTTCATCTACTGCTGAATCTATTTACTCATTCCATTAATTATCCCTTTTATTGCATCAATTACTACCTGGGGCTTATCCTTCTGTATATAATGACTGCTATCCTCAACAATAATGTGTTTACAATAATTTGATAATGATACTAAGTCATTTTGATAGTTTAACCAGGTTTCTTCTGTAATGGTAGAAGATTTGTCACCTTTATGCCCAGAGGTAAGGACAACTATTGGAATACTCCTTAATGCATCCTTTTTTCTTATTTCTTTTACTTGATTTGCACTAATTAGTAATTCATCAAAAGTTTGCTCTGCACCAATTAATTAGCTTTTCGCGATTTCTATTTCTTTTGAAGAAGAACGTTTCACCCTATCTTCAAATTGATTTTCATGCGAACAATCAACAAATATAATACCAGACACTTCTTTAGGGTATGTACCTGCGAATAATCTTGCATTATAGCCTCCAATTGAATGCGCAACTATAATATAGGGGGATTTAACCTTTGCTTTATTTAAAACAGTATGTAACTCGTGAACTTGGTCTAAGCTGGTTCTTGGCAAGTCACCTGTATCACTATTTCCGAGACCTGCTCTACCATAAGAAAATGTTCTTTTATTTTTGAAATTTCTGGCTGTACTAACGTCCAAACTCCATTGTCATCACCTAGACCTGATTCAAATATCACAGTTGGCGTTCCTCTCCCATAACAATTAACGTTTAAACTATATCCACCAATATCAATCATATCCATATGTATACCCCCTATAAATATTTATTTACACATATTAATTAAGAAGTTAGTCTGTAACATTATACTGTTGCAACACAAATTATACTATTATTACCGTTACTTAACGAGTAAAGTATTTACATTTATTAGTTTGTCGGTGCGATCCCAGTGTGAAATATGGAAGCGTATGCGGGCAGATTTTACTTGCTAAAAAACAAATACATAACTACTTGATACTTCCATTTAAATCAGAACAGCTATTTTATTTCCTCAATATTATTTTTATACTTCCCCCACCGCTTTTTATCATGATCCCAAAACTCGAAAAATTCTTCTTCATGAACAATCACATTATAAATAGGTTTAAGAAATATTATAATTTCTCTCATAACTTCGTCAAACTCAATATTAACGGAGTTTATCTTTCTTAAAAAAGCTTTCCACATTTTAATTCTATTTACATCTTTCATAAAGTCTTCTGTGAAAATAATATTTTCTCTTTCAATCACCGTGTGCCTTGTTTGCAATGTTTTATCTACAGCCTCCTGTAGCTTCCTTCCGT
Coding sequences within it:
- a CDS encoding alpha/beta fold hydrolase; the encoded protein is MPRTSLDQVHELHTVLNKAKVKSPYIIVAHSIGGYNARLFAGTYPKEVSGIIFVDCSHENQFEDRVKRSSSKEIEIAKS